The following proteins are co-located in the Nitrospiria bacterium genome:
- a CDS encoding response regulator: MPKKVLVVEDSAAMRSLISSTVEELSGYETVEAGNGFEALKALPAHQFDLIITDINMPDINGLEIINFVKNNSAYKDIPMIIVTTEQGDEDRKKGIALGAAEYITKPFDPEKLKTIVKKVTHG, encoded by the coding sequence ATGCCTAAAAAAGTCCTTGTGGTCGAAGACTCTGCGGCCATGCGGTCGTTGATCTCCTCCACCGTTGAAGAGTTGTCGGGATATGAAACCGTAGAGGCCGGCAACGGATTTGAAGCACTCAAAGCGCTTCCCGCCCACCAATTTGACCTGATCATCACGGATATTAATATGCCGGATATAAACGGACTTGAAATCATCAATTTTGTTAAGAATAATTCGGCCTATAAAGATATCCCGATGATTATTGTCACGACGGAACAGGGGGATGAAGACCGGAAAAAAGGGATAGCCCTTGGTGCGGCGGAGTACATCACCAAGCCCTTTGATCCGGAAAAACTTAAGACGATCGTCAAGAAAGTTACCCACGGATAA
- a CDS encoding chemotaxis protein CheA translates to MAKPENPLKEFVAEAEEIIEGLNQNLLAMENTEDKTAVRPDILNAIFRAAHTLKGMSGMVGLKKVSEISHHLEDMLDSLRMGKLLLTPAVMDTLFKGMELLRGLIESANAGKGEEADIMPMLQQIRQVVSGGPISPSPAGTVGIDSTLLKVLTEYETHRLNENIRLKLNLFEFTVRFPLETFDKDLAKLNTKVQSFGEIITTLPSPGMSPEAGIVFKLIIGTKMDLNTLQSQCSQEQLEIRQVNLKSERERSNETLAPTVPEEDKESIRSITPTVRVDIAKLDTLLNVVGELVLNKAVIGQISKEMLQNHGFTTTGVELQKAYQALDRRVGDLQEGLVEIRMIPIGQVFDRLVRVVRKLSRELGKEIDLQITGEETKLDKSMIEEIADPLMHLIRNSLDHGIELKEDRVKAGKPEIGIINLRAIQKGNNVVIEVEDDGVGVDLAKVYKKGLERGLLDKNKEYDQRELINVLFAPGFSTAEEVTEVSGRGVGLDVVAKNISKLSGLVDVETEMGKGTKFSITLPITLVIIKALVVRVGTEIYAIPLNSVSESLMIQSADIRTVEKREVTQLRDQTLALLRIRDAFHLPATEFGEDRLYVIVVGLAEKRIGLVVDAIEGQQEIVIKSLGEFLRETPGIAGATELGNRKTILVLDVAALIEEATKTQFGEKKNTPEAKEKTGQPAVI, encoded by the coding sequence ATGGCTAAGCCGGAAAACCCATTGAAAGAATTCGTCGCGGAGGCCGAAGAAATCATCGAGGGACTCAACCAGAATCTCCTCGCGATGGAAAACACCGAAGATAAGACAGCCGTGAGGCCGGATATCTTAAATGCGATATTTCGGGCGGCTCACACCTTGAAGGGCATGTCCGGCATGGTTGGATTGAAAAAGGTCTCTGAAATCAGCCATCATCTGGAGGACATGCTGGACAGCCTACGAATGGGAAAACTCCTCTTGACCCCGGCGGTCATGGATACCCTTTTTAAAGGGATGGAGCTGCTCCGGGGATTAATCGAATCCGCAAACGCAGGAAAAGGCGAGGAAGCGGATATAATGCCCATGCTTCAACAAATTCGGCAAGTCGTGTCGGGAGGGCCGATATCTCCATCTCCGGCGGGAACGGTGGGGATCGACTCGACCCTGCTGAAAGTGCTTACGGAATATGAAACCCATCGTCTGAACGAAAACATCCGCCTGAAACTAAACCTCTTTGAGTTCACCGTGCGGTTTCCGTTGGAAACCTTCGACAAAGACCTGGCCAAATTAAATACGAAAGTGCAATCCTTCGGCGAAATCATCACCACATTACCCAGCCCCGGCATGTCTCCTGAAGCGGGCATCGTCTTTAAACTGATCATCGGCACGAAGATGGATCTAAATACTCTTCAATCTCAATGCTCTCAGGAACAACTTGAGATCCGCCAGGTCAATTTAAAGTCGGAAAGGGAACGCTCCAATGAAACCCTGGCACCCACGGTCCCGGAAGAGGATAAGGAGTCGATTCGGAGCATCACGCCCACCGTTCGTGTCGACATCGCCAAACTGGATACCTTGTTGAATGTCGTGGGTGAATTGGTTCTCAACAAAGCGGTGATCGGACAGATCAGCAAAGAGATGCTTCAGAACCACGGCTTTACCACAACAGGGGTCGAACTCCAAAAAGCGTATCAGGCCCTGGATCGTCGTGTCGGAGACCTGCAAGAGGGTTTGGTCGAAATCCGGATGATCCCGATCGGCCAGGTATTTGACCGCTTGGTTCGGGTCGTCCGGAAACTCTCGCGCGAGCTGGGAAAGGAGATCGATCTCCAGATTACTGGAGAAGAAACGAAGCTGGATAAATCCATGATCGAGGAAATTGCGGACCCCTTGATGCATCTGATTCGAAATTCCCTGGATCATGGGATCGAATTGAAGGAAGATCGCGTGAAGGCGGGAAAACCCGAAATCGGGATAATCAATCTGAGGGCGATTCAAAAAGGAAATAACGTGGTCATTGAAGTTGAAGACGACGGGGTGGGAGTTGATCTCGCCAAGGTCTATAAAAAAGGGCTTGAACGCGGCCTCCTGGATAAAAACAAGGAATATGACCAGCGTGAACTGATCAATGTCTTGTTCGCCCCCGGTTTCAGCACGGCGGAGGAGGTCACGGAGGTCTCCGGACGCGGGGTGGGACTGGATGTGGTGGCCAAAAATATCAGCAAGCTAAGCGGACTGGTGGATGTCGAAACCGAAATGGGGAAAGGAACCAAATTTTCAATCACTCTCCCGATCACGCTGGTGATTATCAAGGCCCTCGTCGTCCGGGTCGGGACCGAGATTTACGCCATTCCGCTCAATTCGGTGTCCGAGAGCCTGATGATTCAATCCGCCGACATCCGAACCGTCGAAAAACGCGAGGTCACCCAACTCCGTGATCAAACCCTGGCTCTCCTCAGAATTCGGGATGCCTTTCATCTCCCTGCAACGGAATTCGGAGAAGATCGTCTCTACGTCATTGTGGTCGGACTGGCCGAAAAACGCATCGGCCTCGTTGTGGACGCCATCGAGGGTCAACAGGAAATCGTCATTAAATCCCTGGGTGAATTTCTCCGCGAAACACCGGGAATCGCCGGGGCGACCGAACTGGGAAACCGGAAGACGATCTTAGTCCTCGATGTCGCCGCCTTGATAGAAGAGGCCACAAAAACCCAATTCGGTGAAAAGAAGAACACCCCTGAAGCCAAGGAAAAGACTGGACAACCCGCCGTAATTTAA
- a CDS encoding MerR family transcriptional regulator, which translates to MSRLNADAFGTTDVCRQVGISSRQLEYWILIGIVAPRLEQHGLKFFKRFNAQDIEILKQVKLLTDEGFLVSRALEKVRKEYPHLFQES; encoded by the coding sequence ATGTCCAGACTTAATGCGGATGCCTTTGGTACCACCGATGTCTGCCGCCAGGTCGGTATATCCTCCAGACAGTTGGAATATTGGATCTTGATCGGCATCGTGGCTCCACGGTTGGAACAACACGGTTTAAAGTTTTTTAAACGATTCAATGCGCAGGACATCGAGATCCTGAAACAGGTCAAGCTGTTAACGGATGAAGGTTTCCTGGTCAGCCGCGCTTTGGAAAAAGTCAGGAAAGAATATCCGCATCTCTTTCAGGAAAGTTAG
- a CDS encoding diguanylate cyclase: MNILIVDDSKETRRGIIRTLLKDESFETFFEAGNGLQALRVLSDKRVDLILTDIIMPEMDGFKLVETVRKDERLHDIPIILLTVRSELEDRVKGLESGAWDFLVKPVHPVELNVRVATMLRLKGLQDKLKTRILQLERLSIVDELTGLYNKKYMIEFLRREENRSRRFGFMLSCIMMDVDHFKKINDTHGHLGGDRVLKELGMLLGEMIRRYDFAARYGGDEFTLVLPQQKDPQGALELAGRIRQAIEFHSFCPSATHRPIRVTVSMGLATVMPGDDTETEGILEQADKALYKAKADGRNRIISLGIND, translated from the coding sequence ATGAATATTCTGATTGTGGACGATTCAAAGGAAACGCGTCGAGGGATCATCCGTACGCTCCTCAAGGACGAATCTTTCGAGACTTTTTTTGAGGCCGGAAACGGCCTGCAAGCCCTACGAGTCCTTTCGGATAAAAGGGTCGACCTCATTCTTACCGATATCATCATGCCCGAAATGGATGGATTTAAATTGGTCGAAACGGTCCGCAAGGACGAACGCTTACACGACATCCCGATCATTTTGCTCACCGTGCGTTCCGAATTGGAAGACCGGGTGAAGGGATTGGAATCGGGGGCATGGGATTTTCTGGTGAAACCGGTTCATCCCGTCGAATTGAACGTGCGCGTAGCCACCATGCTCCGATTGAAGGGGCTTCAGGACAAGTTGAAGACCCGGATATTACAGCTCGAGCGCCTCTCGATCGTCGATGAACTCACCGGCTTATACAATAAAAAATATATGATCGAGTTCTTGCGACGGGAAGAGAACCGGAGTAGACGATTCGGCTTCATGTTGTCCTGCATCATGATGGATGTGGATCACTTTAAGAAGATCAATGATACGCACGGACATCTTGGGGGGGACCGGGTATTAAAAGAATTAGGAATGTTGCTTGGAGAAATGATACGCCGTTACGATTTCGCGGCCCGCTACGGAGGCGATGAATTCACTCTCGTGCTCCCCCAGCAAAAAGATCCGCAGGGCGCGCTGGAACTGGCTGGCCGGATCCGTCAGGCCATCGAATTTCATTCCTTTTGCCCGTCGGCCACCCACCGGCCGATTCGCGTTACCGTAAGCATGGGTTTGGCTACGGTCATGCCCGGCGATGACACCGAAACCGAAGGAATTTTGGAACAAGCCGATAAGGCTCTGTACAAGGCCAAGGCCGATGGGCGTAATCGAATCATTTCCCTGGGAATCAACGATTAA
- a CDS encoding chemotaxis protein CheW, which translates to MEASGNPTDKGEGVLELLAFQLADEEYAIDILTIKEIIRSLDITHVPRRPSFIKGIISLRGTIIPIYDLRTRLGLTESPPTRNTRVLVVEMRKGLIGIIADRVTEVVKVKGQNIEPPPATVDGTTAGHLKGVTLVNGRLIILLDLIKAVTL; encoded by the coding sequence ATGGAGGCGTCGGGGAACCCGACGGACAAAGGGGAAGGGGTCCTGGAATTGTTGGCGTTCCAACTGGCCGATGAAGAGTATGCCATCGATATTCTCACGATAAAGGAGATCATCCGGTCGTTGGATATCACCCATGTTCCAAGGAGACCGTCCTTTATCAAGGGGATCATTTCCCTCCGGGGAACCATTATACCGATTTACGATTTACGGACCCGTCTTGGATTGACGGAATCCCCACCGACTCGGAATACACGTGTCCTTGTCGTAGAAATGAGAAAAGGCCTGATCGGCATCATCGCGGATCGGGTGACCGAAGTCGTGAAGGTAAAGGGGCAGAATATCGAACCGCCTCCGGCAACGGTCGACGGGACGACCGCCGGACACCTGAAGGGGGTGACCCTGGTCAACGGACGACTCATCATCCTGCTGGATCTGATCAAAGCGGTGACGCTGTAA
- a CDS encoding methyl-accepting chemotaxis protein, whose protein sequence is MGQMSKMKAGKYSLRFKFIALISLLLIVSGASLGLFFINRTKTSLEDELKRRGIDLAKNLAYNSTYGVSIEDTTILERFVKGIESGSDVSYVMILNSKGKILAHTVSSQVGQVLTDEISKKALETREPLVQDTYAENKEETYDAAAPIVINQDQGGESGKSSTASGELIGVVRVGLSVGWLHERITSLLTVGVLITVLVVALGITVSAFFIRWIIKPIEQMATAAVKIADGDFTETIHVDSQDEVGVLGETFDRMSGNLSQMIKQIKEVAYNVAQISGQIKGSSKQMHEGSQTQASSSENAAASIEEMNASIKQIAESVDILSSSAEETSSSILEMSSSVGEVANNAGGLAAAVDDTSSSIIEMSASLKQVADNVAILSSAAEETASTINQINGSLREVENHAKESATFSEQVRKDAQELGVRSIEKTITSMNKIQETVVKSADVINRLGERSEQIGRILTVIDEVTKQTNLLALNAAILAAQAGEQGKGFAVVADEIKNLADRTGTSTKEIAQLISNVQVEAKDAVDSVREGAKNVEEGVSLSLEAGEALKKILEIATKSTGMAREIERATMEQTRGVRQVTESIQRINTMVQQISKATQEQSRGSQQIMQASEKMRDMTRQVKMSTEEQAKGSRQITEAVENVTERVQQIARAINEQKRGSDVIMRSVEDGRNLSRQSLTVVMEMNKLVEELALQAEHLNQSIGRFKVKS, encoded by the coding sequence ATGGGACAGATGTCGAAAATGAAGGCCGGGAAATACAGCCTGCGCTTTAAATTCATAGCGTTAATCAGTTTGCTCCTCATAGTATCCGGAGCCAGTCTTGGATTATTTTTCATCAATCGGACCAAGACTTCTCTCGAAGACGAACTGAAACGCCGCGGGATCGATCTGGCCAAAAATCTCGCTTACAACAGCACATACGGGGTTTCGATCGAGGATACCACCATTTTGGAAAGATTCGTGAAGGGAATCGAATCCGGATCCGATGTGAGCTATGTGATGATCCTTAATTCCAAAGGGAAAATTTTGGCTCACACCGTTTCCAGCCAAGTCGGCCAAGTGTTGACCGATGAAATTTCCAAAAAGGCCTTGGAGACGAGGGAACCCCTTGTTCAAGATACCTACGCGGAAAACAAAGAGGAAACCTACGATGCCGCGGCTCCGATCGTCATCAATCAAGACCAAGGGGGAGAATCCGGAAAAAGCAGTACGGCTTCGGGGGAACTTATCGGGGTTGTGCGCGTAGGTCTCTCGGTCGGATGGTTGCATGAAAGAATCACATCCCTTTTAACGGTGGGTGTTCTCATAACGGTCCTGGTGGTCGCCCTGGGGATCACGGTATCGGCGTTCTTTATTCGATGGATCATCAAACCGATCGAGCAGATGGCCACGGCCGCCGTCAAGATCGCGGACGGCGACTTCACGGAAACGATTCATGTCGACTCGCAGGACGAGGTGGGGGTTTTGGGAGAAACGTTCGACAGAATGTCCGGGAATCTCAGTCAGATGATCAAGCAAATCAAGGAAGTCGCGTACAATGTGGCCCAGATTTCCGGACAGATTAAGGGCAGCAGCAAACAGATGCATGAAGGGTCCCAAACACAGGCGAGTTCCTCCGAAAACGCGGCCGCCTCTATCGAGGAAATGAACGCTTCCATCAAGCAGATTGCCGAAAGTGTCGATATTCTGTCTTCCTCTGCCGAAGAGACGTCCTCCTCCATCCTGGAAATGAGTTCCTCGGTCGGCGAAGTGGCGAACAATGCCGGAGGACTGGCCGCCGCCGTCGATGACACGTCGTCGTCCATCATTGAAATGTCCGCGTCGCTCAAACAGGTGGCGGATAACGTGGCCATTCTTTCGTCCGCGGCGGAGGAAACGGCGTCCACCATTAATCAAATCAACGGTTCGCTGCGGGAGGTCGAAAACCACGCCAAGGAATCCGCCACCTTTTCGGAACAGGTTAGAAAGGACGCGCAGGAACTTGGAGTACGGTCCATTGAGAAAACCATCACCAGCATGAACAAAATACAAGAGACGGTCGTTAAATCGGCCGATGTCATCAACCGTTTGGGTGAGCGTTCGGAACAAATCGGCCGCATCCTGACCGTGATCGACGAGGTCACAAAACAGACGAATCTATTGGCGCTCAACGCCGCGATCCTGGCGGCCCAGGCCGGCGAGCAGGGGAAAGGATTCGCCGTCGTAGCCGATGAGATTAAAAACCTGGCGGACCGGACCGGCACCTCCACCAAAGAAATCGCGCAATTGATCTCCAACGTTCAGGTTGAGGCCAAGGACGCCGTCGACTCCGTCCGGGAAGGCGCCAAGAACGTCGAGGAAGGGGTCAGCCTCTCCCTGGAAGCCGGCGAGGCCCTCAAGAAAATCCTCGAAATCGCCACCAAGTCGACCGGCATGGCCCGTGAGATCGAGCGCGCGACCATGGAACAGACACGAGGGGTTCGGCAGGTCACGGAATCCATTCAGCGGATCAACACCATGGTGCAACAGATTTCCAAAGCCACGCAAGAACAGAGTCGGGGCAGCCAGCAAATCATGCAGGCGTCTGAGAAAATGAGGGACATGACCCGTCAGGTGAAAATGTCCACGGAAGAACAGGCCAAGGGAAGCCGTCAGATCACGGAGGCCGTGGAAAACGTCACGGAACGCGTTCAACAGATCGCCCGGGCCATCAACGAGCAGAAGCGGGGCAGCGATGTGATCATGCGATCGGTCGAAGACGGCCGGAACCTATCGAGGCAGAGTCTCACCGTGGTCATGGAAATGAATAAACTCGTTGAGGAACTGGCCCTACAGGCGGAGCACCTTAACCAATCCATCGGACGATTTAAGGTTAAATCCTAA
- a CDS encoding chemotaxis protein CheW gives MASMPQADSKDKTIELRVVTFQIDDREYAVDISKIIEIIYYRPATPLPQTPGFIEGVVDLRGTVIPVLDLKKRLRLPSKDTVRRNHILIVRFKNKMIGIVVDEVKQVVKIDERQIQSSQNIMDGGGSKYLQGVCKINDRLVFLLSLDSLMTDDEHAQLNEI, from the coding sequence ATGGCATCGATGCCGCAGGCGGACAGCAAGGACAAAACGATCGAACTTCGGGTCGTCACTTTTCAGATCGATGACCGAGAGTACGCCGTCGACATCTCAAAGATTATCGAAATTATTTATTATAGACCGGCCACGCCATTGCCCCAAACACCCGGATTTATCGAAGGGGTGGTCGACCTGCGCGGAACGGTCATTCCGGTGCTGGACCTCAAAAAACGACTCCGTTTGCCGTCGAAAGACACCGTGCGGCGGAATCATATCTTGATTGTCCGTTTCAAAAATAAAATGATCGGCATCGTGGTCGATGAGGTCAAACAGGTTGTAAAAATCGACGAGCGGCAGATTCAATCATCTCAAAATATCATGGACGGGGGCGGTTCAAAATACCTCCAGGGAGTCTGTAAAATTAACGACCGGCTGGTCTTCCTCTTATCCTTGGACTCCCTGATGACGGATGATGAACACGCGCAACTCAATGAGATTTGA
- a CDS encoding HAMP domain-containing methyl-accepting chemotaxis protein, with product MKSIYHFINRRLEFKILALILFILVISFSGIFFIISSKERQSFVEDERLKSKLVADTIHEALDRDMMAFRADIVRFLMEDMKKLEGIKRIQIVRGDAPYVGEGRGRDEGFMDFKTLNDVKQRVTTLYRPEWERDHADLKSNVASGTDRKAFKEYFSKIVQSLNNTNLTTKEEEALKRGMLDTTYFEEIDGVPVMTYLRPLPNFPKCALCHGTGYSIRGILMISTSMEGVNAALKQSQRNLSLAFVGTVLVLVYLLRSMIKRIVLAPVNTVGGRVKEIAEGGGDLTARIEVNYQDEIGGMARWFNRFVEKLHHIMAQVSRIAKQVKTVSQQVFTGTRQMTEGGEVQIRAIESTGVAVEAVNVSINKVATNAASLSALAEESAVAILQMSSSIDEIARSAAVLSSTVEDTTASILEMSSSSKQIDENVSSLNAAAEETASSMVQMDSSIKQIRSNVMDTVQISKEVTEDAERGRRATELTIQGIHKIQVSSQQVNDVIVNLKARTESIGKILNVIGEVAEQTNLLALNAAIIAAQAGEHGKSFSVVAQEIKELADRTATSTKEIHDIIRSLQDESKNAVLAINHRTKSVEEGVHLAGEAGEALNKILSSSQQSTRRIQEIAKATDEQTNGVKRVWDSMHHITEMVQQIVHATHEQFKGSELMIGAIEKMKDIAAKVKHATQEQSIGNRQINELVERVANQVKEIAQATGQQVNESAKILKALGVIKPVVEQNMAAIGNVGKAIEELLKQSTQLSGEVEKFKL from the coding sequence ATGAAATCCATATACCATTTTATCAACCGCCGACTCGAATTCAAAATCCTGGCCTTGATTCTTTTTATCCTTGTGATCAGTTTTTCCGGGATTTTTTTCATCATCTCATCGAAGGAAAGACAGAGCTTTGTTGAAGATGAGCGGTTAAAGTCCAAACTGGTGGCCGACACCATTCATGAAGCCCTGGACCGCGACATGATGGCCTTTCGGGCGGATATCGTCCGCTTTCTCATGGAGGACATGAAGAAACTTGAGGGAATAAAACGCATACAGATCGTACGCGGAGACGCCCCGTATGTCGGGGAAGGTCGCGGCCGGGATGAAGGCTTCATGGACTTCAAAACCTTGAATGACGTGAAACAACGAGTCACAACCCTTTATAGACCGGAATGGGAGCGGGATCACGCGGACCTTAAAAGCAACGTGGCCTCCGGAACCGATCGGAAAGCGTTCAAAGAGTACTTTAGTAAAATTGTACAATCTCTCAATAATACAAACCTAACAACGAAAGAGGAAGAGGCGCTTAAACGAGGGATGCTGGATACGACCTACTTTGAGGAGATCGACGGGGTACCGGTCATGACCTATCTTAGGCCGCTTCCCAACTTCCCGAAATGCGCCTTGTGCCATGGAACCGGATACTCCATCCGCGGCATTTTGATGATTTCCACCTCGATGGAAGGGGTGAACGCGGCTTTAAAACAGAGTCAGCGTAATTTGTCCCTCGCATTCGTCGGAACCGTTCTCGTTCTGGTTTACCTGCTCCGTTCGATGATCAAACGAATCGTTTTGGCCCCCGTGAATACCGTGGGCGGACGGGTGAAGGAGATCGCCGAAGGCGGAGGGGATCTCACGGCGCGGATCGAAGTCAATTATCAGGATGAAATCGGAGGCATGGCCCGGTGGTTCAATCGATTTGTTGAAAAACTTCACCACATCATGGCACAGGTTTCCCGGATCGCCAAACAGGTGAAGACCGTTTCCCAGCAGGTTTTCACCGGCACCCGTCAGATGACCGAGGGGGGGGAAGTCCAAATCCGCGCCATTGAAAGCACCGGTGTGGCCGTGGAAGCCGTGAACGTTTCCATCAATAAGGTCGCGACGAATGCCGCATCCCTGTCCGCCCTCGCGGAGGAGAGCGCCGTGGCCATCTTGCAAATGTCCTCCTCCATCGACGAAATCGCTCGGAGTGCGGCGGTATTATCCTCCACGGTTGAAGACACGACGGCCTCCATCCTGGAGATGTCCTCGTCTTCCAAACAGATTGACGAAAATGTATCCAGCCTGAACGCGGCGGCCGAGGAAACCGCCTCCTCCATGGTTCAGATGGACTCCTCGATTAAGCAGATCCGCTCGAACGTCATGGACACGGTCCAGATATCCAAGGAAGTGACGGAGGACGCCGAACGGGGCCGCCGGGCGACGGAGTTGACGATCCAGGGGATCCATAAGATCCAGGTATCTTCTCAACAGGTCAACGACGTGATTGTGAACCTGAAGGCCCGGACCGAGAGCATTGGAAAAATCCTGAACGTCATCGGGGAAGTGGCCGAGCAGACGAACCTTTTGGCGCTCAATGCCGCGATCATCGCGGCCCAAGCGGGCGAGCACGGAAAAAGTTTTTCCGTCGTGGCTCAGGAAATCAAGGAGCTGGCGGATCGGACGGCCACTTCGACGAAAGAAATCCATGATATTATTCGCTCCCTTCAGGATGAAAGCAAGAACGCCGTGCTGGCGATCAATCACCGGACCAAGAGCGTCGAGGAAGGGGTGCACCTGGCCGGAGAGGCCGGAGAGGCGCTGAACAAAATTCTGTCCAGTTCTCAACAATCGACCCGGCGAATACAAGAAATCGCCAAGGCCACCGATGAACAAACCAACGGGGTCAAACGGGTTTGGGATTCCATGCATCACATTACCGAGATGGTCCAACAAATTGTCCATGCCACTCATGAACAATTCAAAGGGTCGGAGCTGATGATCGGCGCCATCGAAAAAATGAAGGATATCGCGGCGAAGGTGAAACACGCCACCCAAGAACAATCCATCGGCAACAGGCAAATCAATGAATTAGTCGAGCGGGTGGCCAACCAGGTCAAGGAAATCGCGCAGGCCACCGGGCAACAAGTCAATGAGAGCGCCAAGATATTGAAAGCGTTGGGTGTGATTAAACCGGTCGTCGAACAAAATATGGCGGCGATCGGCAATGTGGGAAAGGCGATTGAAGAGCTGTTGAAACAGAGCACGCAACTGTCCGGCGAGGTTGAAAAGTTTAAGCTGTGA
- a CDS encoding response regulator, with protein MAALCPKCHHSIQLEQIPLKKDIQMICDSCQAVLTVSLGVTLVSDSGRISDGPHSTPSTSIHKDKVLAIVEGEASNEMIGEVLTTAGFQLVIGHGGQDIMALLERERPAVVLVDVGLPNILGFEIATLIKKRNDLKDIRVILLAAIHDKTRYRREPESLYGADDYIERHHIQDELLPKIQRLLGVNDTTGRTGGPGPAAIESPVQSSPSASGRSAPGNPSPKIAAAQRPPSIEQVLDDMLEEGRKAVPGPSPAPDLNKTQAMPRTVGNQAAHDAAKRLARIIISDIALYNQRAIEDGIRNGTVYELLRDEIEEGKKLYESRVPAEISSSTDYYREAIDEFIRKRKIDLLKRT; from the coding sequence ATGGCAGCCCTCTGTCCGAAATGTCATCATTCCATTCAGCTTGAACAGATCCCGTTGAAGAAAGACATCCAAATGATCTGCGACTCTTGTCAGGCCGTCCTGACGGTCTCTCTGGGGGTCACGCTCGTCTCCGATTCGGGTCGGATTTCGGACGGTCCGCATTCAACGCCGTCGACTTCGATTCACAAGGATAAGGTATTGGCGATCGTAGAAGGAGAGGCCAGCAACGAGATGATCGGCGAAGTATTGACGACGGCCGGGTTTCAATTGGTGATCGGCCATGGAGGTCAGGACATTATGGCCTTGTTGGAACGGGAGCGACCCGCCGTGGTCCTGGTGGATGTCGGACTCCCCAACATTCTCGGCTTCGAGATCGCCACCCTGATCAAAAAGAGGAACGACCTGAAAGATATCCGGGTCATCCTGCTGGCCGCGATACACGACAAAACCCGATATAGACGGGAGCCGGAATCGTTGTATGGCGCCGACGACTATATCGAGCGACACCATATTCAAGACGAGCTCCTGCCCAAGATTCAACGCCTCTTGGGCGTCAATGATACAACGGGCCGGACCGGCGGACCCGGACCCGCGGCGATCGAGTCGCCGGTTCAATCTTCGCCTTCCGCTTCCGGGCGGTCCGCTCCAGGGAACCCTTCTCCAAAAATCGCCGCCGCGCAACGGCCCCCGTCCATTGAACAGGTTTTGGATGACATGTTGGAGGAAGGGCGCAAGGCCGTGCCCGGTCCATCGCCGGCGCCGGATTTGAATAAAACTCAGGCGATGCCTCGGACGGTTGGAAATCAGGCCGCTCACGACGCCGCGAAGCGACTGGCGCGAATCATTATATCGGATATTGCGCTTTACAATCAGCGGGCGATCGAGGACGGCATCCGAAACGGCACGGTTTACGAACTGCTGCGGGATGAAATCGAAGAGGGGAAAAAACTCTATGAAAGCCGGGTCCCGGCCGAGATTTCCTCCTCGACGGATTATTATCGGGAGGCCATCGACGAATTCATCCGGAAAAGAAAAATCGACCTGCTAAAACGAACCTAA